The DNA segment GTTAATTGAAGTCCAAAGCTGGCCTTACGGTTTCCCCGCTTCAGAAGACTATGCATTGTCTGATAAGCGTGGTTGCATCAATGGTAGATTACTAGTACAAGACAAGTAAGCACTCACATTCCACAATCACCACAGAATTTGcttttcttcataatattaACAATCATTTATTCTTTTTTCCTCTACTTATGCGTTTTTGATTCCTTCAGGTCCCTTAGTGATGAACTTTTACCAGCGAATGGTGCTTTCATAGGTTTGGCTCCACCAGGAGAGGTTGGATCTTGGCAAACAGAATCTAAAGTGAGCTTGAACATATTGTCTTCTTGGaccatataatataatataatatctaCTCAAGCAATTAGTGAACTTATGTTTATatcaatttttcttatatacatAGGGATATCAGTTCTGGACAGAAGCAGATGCAGATGGTTATTTTACCATAAATAATATCCGAGAAGGTGAATATAATCTAAATGCTTATGTGACAGGATGGACTGGAGACTATCAATACGAAGAACTGATTACCATCACTGCAggttaacttatttttttttactaaatttacaTTGGAATCAAGATCATATATTACTCTGTGTCAAGACTTGCATGTTGACTTAACATTATTCACACTCTACACCTAAAACCAGGCTGTGACATTGACGTTAGCAATATCATCTATGAACCGCCCCGAGATGGGCCAACGGTATGGGAAATAGGAATCCCTGACCGGTCGGCAGCTGAGTTCTTTGTTCCAGACCCAAATCCCAAATACATCAATAAGCTATATATTGGTCATCCTGACAGGTATATATACAACTTTAATGCTTTGATTTGCATTTACAACTTGATTAAAATGCTAACATAGTAAAGTTTATTAGGTTCATCAAACAAATAAATGCATGGAATgtaaaacaaacacaaacaaaaagtaGAGACCCTAAATTTAAGTGGCGGTTGATACTTATGCAGGTTTAGGCAATATGGGCTATGGGAAAGATACACAGAACTATATCCTAAGGAAGATTTGGTGTTCACCATTGGCGTTAGTGATTACAAAAAAGATTGGTTCTTTGCACACGTTACCAGGTAACGCTTTATTTTGAACCATATCACATTCTTTAAATGAGTACATGGTTCTAAATCCAACATGTCAGATGAATGTGTGACTtgtaacatatatttaaaatttaaaatgattacaGGAAAATAGGAGATGATACTTATGAAAAGACGACGTGGCAAATAAAATTCAAGCTCGAGAAGGTGCAGGAAAACAGCACATACAAACTTAGGATCGCACTAGCAACCGCAAATGTAGCGGAATTACAGGTGAGGATGAACGAGGATGAGAGTGAAAAGAGTTTGATTTTCACAACTGGTGTAATAGGACACGACAACACGATCGCAAGACATGGGATACATGGACTCTATAGACTTTATAATGTGGACGTACCAAGTGAGAAGCTTCTGGAAGGAGACAACACTTTGTTCTTGACACAAGCCATGACTACCGTTGGAGCTTTTAATGGTCTTATGTATGACTATATCCGCCTTGAAGAGCCTTGTTTAGCTTCGAACTTTCACTAAGTTTGTGCTTTTGTGTTCTTGATCGTTTCATCATAGTGGATTTTTAAGATAATATAAGTTTACTTAAAGCAAGGGCGTTTTTAACCAAATTCAGCATCTAAACCGAATCTGACCAGGAAATTTTGAACATAAATTCAATCcgatctataaaaataaaaatatctaaacagATTTAATAGCACGGTAGTCTGAATATCATggattttttctattttttttaccaaaaatataaaaattgtgtcaaaatccaaaaattgaATCGGaatattttatccaaaataaaaatttaaaatttaaataaataagttaaatactaatttatgtttattttcttATCAGACCATTTTcaatggtttactctatttttttctctaaaatagagtaactctataatagagttggaTGTTGCTCAAAAGGTAcattattttaaagtaaaaaatagagtaatgaataaaaaataaaaaaattattctatatatagagtaaaaaataggtttacacTATTATatagtagaaaatagagtaccatttgagtatttttactctaaactctattttaaagggGAAAATAAAGTAGGGTTGGAGATACCCTCATTGATTTTGATGTGACATTGTCTAGGGGCCAGGACTATAGGCTAGTAAAATGTTAGTTTTATagtttccaatttttttaaaaaaattccatatacttagggcctgactggttcaaccgcagcgattgcggttgcggttgcgggagtttgcggatgcgggtggttgcggtttctagcggttttaagagatttgtacgactggttctgcggttaaaaattggtgcgtttgcgggatacttatgactggttaactacaaagtgcagcagcggttaaataataaattaacaatatttacattttatacaattataaaaatatcaaaaataataatattataataaatataaaagttatatttagaaagttatagtttaatttttttaaaaatatagaaaatatttttattttaaagttttataatattaattaaaatttaatagatatattttagcatttttataattctaatttaatttttttattgaatatttttatttttgtatttatattgttttggaaaaaaagaaattttttttatcctcccgcaaccgcccgcaaccgcaaacgctagctggaacgagcttttgaatttatgaggttcagagcgatttggagcggtttggaacggtttgagcgattgttgcaaaacgccaacaaccgctaccaaccgcaaaagctgcgtttgcgggtggtagcgggaaaaccagtcatgccCTTAGTCTTAAAATCTGACCAGCCCTATTGGCTTTGGCTATTGtggtatttaatttttattttgaacatttgaccaaaaaaaaagttctattttgaacataaatatctGAGATCCAAAACtcaaaacgttaaaaaaataGAACCCGAATGtcaaaacccgaaccgaaacgAGGTTTACTAATAAAAAGCACTAAAAGCAGCTGAAACGGGGAGCTTTAGTGAGTCCTTAGCGCAAAATTATAGGGTAatgacattaaaaataaatgaaaaaaggcAAATAAGCGAAGGATCAGTCCGTTAGAAGGAACTTAAGGACTTAATCCTTACAGCAGCTGGCATGCTTTGATTGGGTGGGGGTTGTGTTTGTGTTTCGCTTagacgaaaaaaaaaatcattcgaCTGAAGCATCGAAAAAAAAACCTCTCGAAGAAACAAAAGGCAATTTTCAATCCATCTGCTTCCATCTTCTTCTCTCGAGTTTCAAGGTAAATCGATATACTATCTATAGATTTATGGTATTAGATTAGGTTCTCTGTAGTTTTCCTGTCAATTTAAGGTTCGTTTtgattttttcaattgatttggGGATTTTTGTTTCAAGTTAGGGTTTTAAATGATTTGGATTTTCAATCGATTTGGGAAGTTTTGGTTAGTAGTTACGGTTTCAATACTGAAATAGGTTTGATTACGATTTGCTTTTCTGCTTTTAATCAATGATCCATCTGCTTCCGTCTGCTTTTCTGCTATTAGTCAATCGATGAAGGGATCTTCCCAGATACTCGATCCCTCCGTCTGCTTTTCTGCTTTTACTCAaggttttcttttcttgtgaAGCTTAAAACTCGATCCTTCGGATTTCTTTTCAGAGGATCTTCCGTGTGTTTGCTTTTCTGCTTTAGTCTTGTTTTACTTTTCTTgttgtatgttttgcttgatgtATAATAACTCGATCCCTTGGTTTAGTTTCTGTTTGGTTAGTCGTCTGATGAGGAATGTTCTGTGACTGTTGTTGTTTCACTTTTGTTGTTGTATTTTTTgcttacatattttaaaatttcaggtTAAAGAAACATGAGACAAGACTATAGTTACACCCAGCCTTCCTCATCAGACGAGTATGACTTGACCTCACTTCTTGAAGCTGAAGCTGCTTTGTACGCCGAAGAAGCTGAGAGTAGCTACAACATTGGTGAGCCTGTTCAGTGCCCACCTCAGCCGTTTCAGTACTTATGCGGAGGATATACAAATGCGGAGGAGATGCGTGCCTTTGAGACACAACTTAGTCTTCTTAAGGATCAAGTTCGTGAGAGTGACCAGAAGCTGGCTAAGCTCGAGAAGACCGTGTGTGATGAGTTATGCAAGAAGACATCATGGGTTACAATTCTTGGAGTTTGTCTTCTGCTGAGCCTTTTACTTTTAATAGCGGTGATAATTCTTGGAGGTTAGTTTCAATCcttgtgttttttgaatgtttaTCTGcgaatttttaaaactttttttgatgtttttcaGGAACAGCTTCGAAGGATAGTACAAGAGTATCTGACGTGGAGACTGTCTTTAAggttagaaacatataaacTGAAGCTCTTTATCTGTTTTTTGCTTAGAGTATTAGATGTTATTCTctgtgaaaaaaacaaaacatttaaactGAAACTCTTTATTTTAAATGCTTACCTTCCTAACTCAGATTTGATAGGATATTAAACGTTATCACACTGATACTTGTTTACTTTATGTGTTACTAGTAGAGAACTTATTAGATTTGATTGGTGATAAATGCTAGTTTAGAGCTTTCTATCTGCCTAACTACTTAGTTTTGATTGGCtttaaatttttctttcttctagCTGGCTTATTTAAAGGCTGTGTTGCTAATAGAGTAACACAGACcattaaataaaatgaataacAGCAGTGGTTTCCGTAACCTACTGTATAGTCAATCTCCTATTGACCTTGATTCACCCGAACGAGTTTGGTTCGGTAGCCAACCACCTGAGCCTGTTGGGTTCGGTAGCCAAGCTCCTGTTGGCGAGTCTGGTGAGGCTGCTGTCGAGTCTGCTATCAAAGAGAGGAGGAAACGGTCCCCGCAAGAGGATTTAATACTGATTGGTGCTTGGCTCAACA comes from the Brassica rapa cultivar Chiifu-401-42 chromosome A01, CAAS_Brap_v3.01, whole genome shotgun sequence genome and includes:
- the LOC103864654 gene encoding rhamnogalacturonate lyase gives rise to the protein MSDQSSVHLDVKDNHVVMKNGIVELTISKPDGFVTGISYHGVNNLLESHNEDYDRGYWDLVWSEYGTPGTTGNSERIKGTSFEVVVENEELVEISFTRKWDSSLQDHIAPINVDKRFIMRKDVTGFYSYGIFEHLAEWPAFNLPQTRIVYKLRKDKFRYMAVADNRQRKMPLPEDRLGKRGRPLAYPEAVLLVHPVEEEFKGEVDDKYEYSCENRDLKVHGWISHNLDLGCWQIIPSNEFRSGGLVKQNLTSHVGPISLAMFISAHYAGEDMVMKVKAGESWKKVFGPVFTYLNCLPDQTSDPLSLWQDAKNQMLIEVQSWPYGFPASEDYALSDKRGCINGRLLVQDKSLSDELLPANGAFIGLAPPGEVGSWQTESKGYQFWTEADADGYFTINNIREGEYNLNAYVTGWTGDYQYEELITITAGCDIDVSNIIYEPPRDGPTVWEIGIPDRSAAEFFVPDPNPKYINKLYIGHPDRFRQYGLWERYTELYPKEDLVFTIGVSDYKKDWFFAHVTRKIGDDTYEKTTWQIKFKLEKVQENSTYKLRIALATANVAELQVRMNEDESEKSLIFTTGVIGHDNTIARHGIHGLYRLYNVDVPSEKLLEGDNTLFLTQAMTTVGAFNGLMYDYIRLEEPCLASNFH